A part of Pectinatus sottacetonis genomic DNA contains:
- a CDS encoding polysaccharide deacetylase family protein produces the protein MEKNDQLSDLQFSKSRNRKKIIRTILQIIILCVLVVFVVYNVFYTTTYTPYTEHTQDEKGFIAISYFGVQRTAGSQQLISQDRLRRHLAALKKQGYETITTEDIYNYYTKGIKLPDKAVYLMFEDGRRDTAIFAKPELEDFNYKATIFTYPNKFSTKDPKFLSPDDLKRLTQSSYWELGTNGYRLYYINVFDRYNNYLGEMNPLMFAMLHKYLGRRYNHYLMDYIRDKYGVPKESYARMKDRVSYDYEKLESTYMNDIGYVPSVSILMHANTGSFGNNSQVSGVNAYWLKKLFKMNFNREGYCLNKTDSSIYDLTRMQPQAWWPANHLLMRIEYDTHQKMKFETGDKKRAAQWDLLKGACEFIDEKIYLTSLPQGQGIIKLKRSNAYKNFKLDVELMGNKKGTQEILLRSDEQRNNYIALTISGRELIVKEKHAGTEKELVKKSLDNINGVPVISIPEDQHDAKERALETFSRYAESTGLGKVYLERLKTENKKTAPTVKDGAKPYIPVINANEKGDEKISLTLQGNILKIMVNGKDAITTKVNDNNEGNIFLLSQWSGHGFDQRNLADDVYDAVFNKLTITNLPNKNILFTSKYTGFNKVIYDLKIYGEKLVGWFVKYL, from the coding sequence ATGGAAAAAAATGATCAGTTGAGCGATCTCCAATTTTCTAAATCACGTAACAGAAAAAAAATCATACGGACAATTTTGCAAATAATAATATTATGTGTATTAGTTGTATTTGTTGTCTACAATGTTTTTTATACAACAACTTATACACCTTATACAGAACACACACAGGATGAAAAAGGGTTTATTGCGATTTCTTATTTTGGTGTTCAAAGAACTGCCGGCAGCCAGCAGCTTATTTCTCAGGATCGTCTGCGTCGACATCTTGCAGCTTTGAAAAAACAAGGCTATGAAACAATAACGACAGAAGATATTTATAATTATTACACTAAAGGGATAAAGCTGCCCGATAAAGCAGTTTATTTAATGTTTGAAGATGGCAGGCGTGATACAGCAATTTTTGCTAAACCGGAATTAGAGGACTTTAATTATAAAGCTACAATTTTTACTTATCCTAATAAGTTTTCTACTAAAGACCCTAAATTTTTGTCACCTGATGATTTAAAACGATTGACGCAGAGTTCCTATTGGGAATTAGGGACAAATGGATATAGATTATATTATATAAATGTTTTTGACCGTTATAACAATTATCTGGGTGAAATGAATCCGCTGATGTTTGCCATGCTCCACAAATATTTGGGACGAAGATATAATCATTATTTAATGGATTATATTCGTGATAAATATGGAGTACCTAAGGAAAGCTATGCAAGAATGAAAGACCGGGTAAGCTATGATTATGAAAAACTGGAAAGTACATATATGAACGATATAGGATATGTACCATCAGTTAGTATATTGATGCACGCAAATACAGGAAGCTTTGGCAATAATTCCCAAGTGAGCGGGGTAAATGCATATTGGCTTAAGAAATTGTTCAAAATGAATTTTAATCGTGAAGGCTATTGCCTCAATAAGACGGACAGCAGTATATATGATTTGACACGTATGCAGCCACAAGCATGGTGGCCAGCTAACCATTTGTTGATGCGTATAGAATATGATACACACCAGAAAATGAAATTTGAAACAGGTGACAAAAAAAGAGCAGCCCAATGGGATTTATTAAAAGGGGCTTGTGAATTTATAGATGAAAAAATATATTTGACATCTTTACCACAAGGGCAGGGCATCATAAAGTTAAAAAGAAGCAATGCTTATAAAAACTTTAAGCTTGATGTTGAGCTTATGGGGAATAAAAAGGGAACCCAGGAAATTCTTCTGCGTAGTGATGAACAAAGAAATAATTATATAGCTTTAACTATAAGCGGCAGAGAATTAATAGTAAAAGAAAAACATGCGGGTACAGAAAAGGAATTAGTAAAAAAGAGTTTAGATAATATAAATGGAGTGCCAGTAATATCAATTCCAGAAGATCAGCATGATGCCAAAGAACGTGCCTTGGAAACTTTTTCTCGCTATGCAGAATCAACAGGTTTGGGAAAAGTATATTTAGAAAGGCTAAAAACGGAAAATAAAAAAACAGCACCTACAGTTAAAGATGGGGCAAAGCCTTATATACCAGTGATAAATGCTAATGAAAAAGGTGACGAAAAAATATCATTGACTTTGCAGGGGAATATTCTTAAAATAATGGTAAATGGTAAAGATGCCATAACGACAAAAGTTAACGATAATAATGAAGGGAATATATTTCTGCTCTCCCAATGGTCAGGACATGGGTTTGACCAGAGAAATTTGGCAGATGATGTCTATGACGCTGTATTTAATAAACTTACGATAACAAATTTGCCCAATAAAAATATATTATTTACATCTAAATATACCGGATTTAATAAAGTGATATATGATCTTAAAATTTATGGTGAAAAATTAGTAGGTTGGTTCGTAAAATATTTGTAA
- a CDS encoding glycosyl hydrolase family 18 protein: protein MKIFKYKIITAIICSLILVTFAYTGWCERKPMPTSPQEMGIWITYWDMQSGVDMFSDNREKYDNISYFAACFNDKNELFLPENLQQAQIFLHQRKIEPSHRYLTVVNDVVSRGKSKVKDIDVVDKVLDGAAARILHANSIIALAEENNCNGIDLDYEKVFKNKETAEKYIKFIKILHDKASVKGMKLRVILEPSVDFSAYDFPQGPQYIVMMYNLYGLHSGPGPKADFTFIEKTADRIRNLPAPVGIAFSNGGCLWSSNGKKIFISEKKAVHLADQYKAVVKYDEKSGDKYFSYKKNNIEYTVWYADKNTIEGWIKKADKLGLHNIVIWRMGDN, encoded by the coding sequence ATGAAAATTTTTAAATACAAAATTATAACAGCTATAATATGCAGTCTGATACTTGTGACATTTGCCTATACAGGCTGGTGTGAACGAAAACCAATGCCGACAAGTCCGCAAGAGATGGGGATATGGATTACTTACTGGGATATGCAGAGCGGCGTAGACATGTTTTCTGACAACCGAGAAAAATATGATAATATATCATATTTTGCGGCTTGTTTTAATGATAAAAATGAACTATTTTTACCGGAAAATTTGCAGCAAGCGCAAATTTTTCTGCACCAACGAAAAATTGAACCATCTCACAGATATTTGACAGTAGTTAATGATGTAGTATCAAGAGGTAAAAGCAAAGTTAAGGATATAGATGTAGTGGATAAAGTTCTTGATGGAGCTGCTGCCAGAATTTTGCATGCAAATTCTATTATTGCTCTTGCAGAAGAAAACAATTGTAATGGCATAGATCTTGATTATGAAAAAGTTTTTAAAAACAAAGAAACAGCTGAAAAATATATTAAATTTATAAAAATACTTCATGATAAGGCGTCTGTTAAAGGAATGAAGCTGCGGGTCATTTTAGAACCAAGTGTAGATTTTTCAGCATATGATTTTCCACAAGGACCACAGTATATTGTTATGATGTATAATTTATATGGACTTCACAGCGGGCCGGGTCCAAAAGCTGATTTTACTTTTATAGAAAAAACAGCAGATCGCATAAGAAATTTACCCGCACCTGTAGGCATAGCCTTTTCTAATGGTGGCTGCTTATGGAGCAGTAATGGTAAAAAAATATTTATTTCAGAAAAAAAAGCGGTGCATTTGGCAGATCAATATAAAGCAGTAGTGAAATATGATGAAAAAAGCGGGGATAAATATTTTTCTTATAAAAAGAATAATATTGAATACACTGTCTGGTACGCAGATAAAAATACAATTGAAGGATGGATAAAAAAAGCTGATAAATTAGGTCTTCACAATATTGTTATATGGCGTATGGGAGATAATTAA
- a CDS encoding glycosyltransferase family 2 protein: MEKKKDQGNTPSHTEKSADIIGGSEEIAEAIKNDITSKEDILLQPAVDRRILPNVPDKGKKRTNVDRRGISENMYNEDYAVSREKGETGQRYIVNYKIKIKIVKNGESDINLTSNCIDLSGSGISCGIPAKYRQSIENSDGVVLSFRIEPGTMPEGYEMKIKNLKAKWVRTYTNKSGEICCAFQFDQLLAQYVYKNRQFYMLAVASAFMFVICSFIILLRTDSVLYFSFNKMLYLYSILAATFLLTRYLFGAFYRPTPINPHFTPGVTIIIPCFNEEKWIKRTILSCVNQDYPTDKLEVVVVDDCSNDNSVEKIKETIAELCNEQGYDVKNRIHYHIQESNAGKREALAVGAGMAKHGLLVFVDSDSFLDPFAVRNIVQPFQDKKVGGVSGRTDVANTYTNALTKMQSVRYYIAFRMLKAAEGLFNAVTCLSGPLSCYRKDLVLKYSKSWLGQTFLGQRATFGDDRSMTNFILRSHRTDYQDSAVCSTIVPNTYKIFLRQQMRWKRSWLRESLIAATFMWKKEPFMAISFYMGLLVPMLAPIIVVYNLIYIPLSHRVFPLTFIIGIIMMALLMSVAQLILRRSTTWIYGIWFCLYYEAVLLWQMPIAWVTFWKSTWGTRMTSADINAIIRKKQKEGIANGKK, from the coding sequence GTGGAGAAAAAGAAGGACCAGGGAAATACACCATCCCATACAGAAAAAAGTGCAGATATAATAGGGGGCAGCGAGGAAATCGCGGAGGCCATAAAAAATGACATTACTTCTAAAGAAGATATTTTACTGCAGCCAGCAGTTGACAGACGAATATTGCCTAATGTACCAGACAAGGGGAAAAAAAGAACCAACGTGGATCGCCGCGGCATCAGTGAAAATATGTATAATGAAGACTATGCAGTGAGCCGTGAAAAAGGAGAAACAGGACAGCGCTATATTGTAAATTACAAAATAAAGATAAAAATTGTCAAAAATGGTGAGTCTGATATAAACCTGACAAGTAACTGTATTGACCTGTCAGGTTCGGGAATATCCTGCGGCATACCTGCTAAATACCGCCAGAGCATAGAAAATTCGGATGGAGTAGTCTTATCCTTCCGGATTGAGCCCGGTACAATGCCCGAAGGTTATGAAATGAAAATAAAAAACTTGAAGGCAAAGTGGGTGCGTACATATACCAATAAAAGTGGTGAAATTTGCTGTGCCTTTCAGTTTGACCAGCTATTGGCCCAGTATGTATATAAAAACAGACAATTTTATATGCTGGCAGTGGCTTCTGCTTTTATGTTCGTAATATGTTCTTTTATAATATTATTGCGCACCGATAGTGTTTTATATTTTAGCTTTAACAAGATGCTCTATTTATATAGTATTCTAGCGGCAACATTTTTATTGACCAGATATTTATTTGGTGCTTTTTATCGGCCGACGCCGATAAATCCGCATTTTACACCAGGGGTTACTATTATAATTCCCTGTTTTAATGAAGAAAAATGGATAAAAAGAACAATACTGAGTTGTGTTAATCAGGATTATCCTACGGACAAACTTGAGGTGGTAGTGGTTGATGACTGTTCAAATGATAATTCAGTGGAAAAAATAAAAGAAACTATAGCTGAATTATGCAATGAACAGGGCTATGACGTAAAAAACCGCATACACTACCATATACAGGAATCTAATGCCGGAAAACGTGAGGCTTTAGCGGTAGGTGCAGGTATGGCAAAGCATGGATTACTGGTATTTGTGGATTCAGACAGTTTTTTGGACCCATTTGCAGTAAGAAATATTGTGCAGCCGTTTCAGGATAAAAAAGTCGGTGGGGTATCGGGGCGGACTGATGTGGCAAATACCTATACTAATGCGCTGACAAAGATGCAGTCAGTACGTTATTATATAGCTTTTCGCATGCTGAAAGCTGCAGAGGGCCTGTTTAATGCAGTGACTTGTTTATCAGGACCATTATCCTGTTATCGTAAGGATTTAGTTCTTAAATATAGCAAGAGCTGGCTTGGACAAACATTTTTAGGGCAGAGAGCCACTTTCGGTGATGACCGGTCAATGACTAATTTCATTTTGAGATCACATCGTACTGACTATCAGGATAGCGCAGTTTGTTCAACGATTGTTCCTAATACATATAAGATCTTTCTGCGCCAGCAGATGCGTTGGAAACGCTCCTGGCTTAGAGAATCACTTATAGCAGCGACTTTCATGTGGAAAAAAGAACCTTTTATGGCTATATCTTTTTATATGGGATTATTGGTACCTATGCTGGCCCCGATAATTGTTGTTTATAACCTGATCTATATACCATTATCGCATCGGGTATTTCCGTTGACTTTTATTATTGGGATAATAATGATGGCTCTGCTGATGAGCGTGGCGCAGCTTATCCTGCGACGTAGTACGACATGGATATATGGGATATGGTTTTGCCTGTATTATGAGGCTGTATTGCTATGGCAGATGCCTATTGCCTGGGTGACATTTTGGAAATCAACATGGGGAACAAGAATGACCTCAGCTGATATAAATGCTATCATCAGGAAAAAGCAGAAAGAGGGAATTGCCAATGGAAAAAAATGA
- a CDS encoding nucleotide sugar dehydrogenase, giving the protein MEKVKIDRIFTVAVVGLGYVGLPLAAAFSHKIKVIGFDTNENKIEILQKGIDPTREIGNVALKKARILYAKNPQVLKQANFIIVAVPTPVKKDHTPDLSPVVDACKFIGENISQGTIVVFESTVYPGVTEEICAPEIEKYSQLVCGKDFYIGYSPERINPGDKEHRLNNIVKIVAGMNDDVRRKIKDIYSLIIDEIYEAESIKIAEAAKLIENTQRDINIAFINEVAVVFNKLGISTSSVIDAMDTKWNALKFRPGLVGGHCISVDPYYLLYKSELNNLGTEMVTLARRINNKMGNFIAEAIIQKLIQEKHAIKNDKIYIMGLTFKENCPDMRNSKVIDIISRLKEYGVEIKAVDPYVNKVRMKDDLNIDVIDYNEITDADCLVFAVAHREFVKFDGNILQKMTRNSFAGNKTVIIDVKNIYNKNKLEKMGFAYWGL; this is encoded by the coding sequence TTGGAAAAAGTAAAGATAGACAGAATATTTACAGTGGCGGTTGTAGGATTAGGATATGTAGGGCTGCCGTTGGCAGCAGCCTTTTCCCATAAGATTAAGGTTATAGGTTTTGATACAAATGAAAATAAAATAGAAATTTTGCAAAAAGGTATAGATCCTACTAGGGAAATAGGTAATGTAGCATTGAAAAAGGCGAGAATTTTATATGCCAAAAATCCTCAAGTATTAAAGCAAGCCAACTTTATAATAGTAGCCGTTCCAACACCGGTAAAAAAAGACCATACGCCTGATTTATCACCTGTAGTAGACGCCTGTAAATTTATAGGAGAAAATATTTCACAAGGAACTATAGTAGTATTTGAATCAACAGTTTATCCGGGAGTGACAGAGGAAATATGTGCACCAGAAATAGAAAAATATTCTCAATTGGTGTGTGGTAAGGATTTTTATATAGGTTATTCACCTGAAAGAATAAATCCGGGTGATAAAGAACATCGTTTAAATAATATTGTGAAGATAGTAGCGGGGATGAACGATGATGTACGCAGAAAAATCAAAGATATTTATTCTTTGATAATTGATGAGATATATGAAGCGGAAAGTATTAAAATTGCAGAAGCGGCAAAACTTATAGAAAATACACAACGAGACATAAATATTGCATTTATTAATGAAGTAGCAGTTGTTTTTAATAAATTGGGCATTTCAACCAGCTCAGTTATTGATGCTATGGATACAAAATGGAATGCCTTAAAGTTTCGTCCGGGACTTGTAGGCGGACATTGTATAAGTGTTGATCCATACTATCTTCTTTATAAATCAGAATTGAATAATTTAGGAACAGAAATGGTTACATTAGCACGTAGAATAAATAATAAAATGGGAAATTTTATTGCTGAAGCAATTATTCAGAAATTGATTCAGGAAAAACATGCCATAAAAAATGATAAAATTTATATAATGGGATTAACTTTTAAGGAAAATTGCCCTGATATGAGAAATTCTAAAGTTATCGATATCATAAGCCGTCTGAAAGAATATGGCGTGGAAATAAAAGCAGTCGATCCATATGTAAATAAAGTCAGGATGAAGGATGATTTAAATATTGATGTTATTGATTATAATGAAATAACTGATGCGGACTGCCTTGTTTTTGCTGTGGCACACAGAGAGTTTGTAAAGTTTGATGGCAATATCCTGCAAAAAATGACAAGAAATTCTTTTGCTGGTAATAAAACTGTCATAATAGATGTGAAAAATATTTACAATAAAAATAAATTGGAAAAAATGGGTTTTGCTTATTGGGGATTATAA
- the rpmE gene encoding 50S ribosomal protein L31 translates to MKKGIHPDYKETTVICGCGNTFKTGSVKEELRVDVCSKCHPFYTGRQRESAAGGRIEKFNKRYGKK, encoded by the coding sequence ATGAAAAAAGGGATACATCCTGATTATAAAGAAACCACTGTTATTTGCGGGTGTGGCAATACTTTTAAAACCGGATCGGTTAAGGAAGAACTTCGCGTAGACGTATGTTCTAAATGTCATCCATTCTATACGGGACGCCAGCGTGAATCTGCTGCTGGTGGTAGAATTGAAAAATTCAACAAACGTTACGGGAAAAAATAA
- a CDS encoding polysaccharide deacetylase family protein gives MFGRKTFVAALILVMVGICGYWYFYSGHSKQYSDVTDLSGEYTVDSEMQDAQNKLNKNIKPADIYTRTSARNAIALTIDGSMDPVTTDRILDLLNKYNITAVFFIDGSTAAKNDDFVKKIYKRGFPIENYTYVGLAHLDKMPQEEILLQLLKTQKVIQVITGKKPEIFKAPRTKYTLDLLKLAAASGLKAAVESSVYIKPDEIKTDEDADNFISKVKMGSIISLPVDIPVDQVKYEPGKTDDKPAFDKKPGLKIDIDKKIEHENIVDVLERILKAIKAKNIKVIPLTEFPLKITNQQNNKILSYNLSGFNKIAALADHFLFTRAYAASRNYELLRKENAGKEAHTTKLILTTEPSVCFAFAGLTKPKIVYDILDRLQNMHASGTFFVMKNDIDKNPQLIRDIIKSGNEVGIGIRSLKDANFYTTCTEIDYVRTKLRAMGADPRLAMQPWGQITADTREAVSAEQLDLIGPYINVVNSNMKNYTSAQKVMDNTFGKFVYSLGRGWIVYFRLDYYNDDNLVGKVMDLVKRYKIDNTAYNSFYDDPKINHNNDSQYNVKSVGAVLYNKKFRYNFAVRDEIPENRRDTYNPLEKNHVTFKDYIKKRYIGNPAVGMDSNALGFSIAGLRNFDMTGRIHTTRPVVFFTFDDWGMDASINRLLYVLRKHNVKATFFVLTHNVLNNPNLLRTIAEQGNDIGAHSDMHKPMTTQDVKTNVLEPSVQSRAEYMKDLSSCYKKLEMVTGDVEVNRHPALTRYFRPPTLTVSKMGFECLYDNGYTYIVNGSYSTHDYDQTNLESMINAIKKGIFDRNGQVRKGAVLVMHMSDSGQYTAVALDMILTANEQRKDNDPAKFFPARLSDYLKDGYDQSRPKQDENMAENKDYGRYLYKNSGYGMEGE, from the coding sequence ATGTTTGGAAGAAAAACATTTGTAGCTGCATTGATTTTGGTTATGGTAGGAATTTGTGGATACTGGTATTTTTATTCGGGTCATAGCAAGCAATACAGTGATGTTACTGATTTATCAGGTGAATATACTGTTGATTCGGAAATGCAGGATGCCCAAAATAAGCTTAATAAAAATATAAAACCGGCAGATATATACACGAGAACTTCAGCCAGAAATGCTATAGCATTGACTATTGATGGGTCTATGGATCCGGTAACTACAGATAGAATACTAGATTTATTAAATAAATATAATATAACAGCTGTTTTTTTTATAGATGGAAGTACCGCGGCTAAAAATGATGATTTTGTGAAAAAAATATATAAACGCGGTTTTCCCATAGAAAATTATACCTATGTAGGGTTGGCACATCTTGATAAAATGCCTCAGGAAGAAATTTTGCTGCAGTTGTTAAAAACACAAAAAGTCATTCAGGTTATCACTGGGAAAAAGCCGGAAATATTTAAGGCACCTAGAACAAAATACACATTGGATTTATTGAAACTTGCTGCTGCCAGTGGATTAAAAGCAGCAGTAGAAAGCAGTGTATATATAAAACCTGATGAAATAAAAACAGATGAAGATGCTGATAATTTTATCAGTAAAGTAAAAATGGGCAGTATAATATCACTGCCAGTTGATATACCTGTTGATCAGGTAAAATATGAACCAGGTAAAACAGATGATAAACCGGCTTTTGATAAAAAACCAGGGCTTAAAATAGATATTGATAAAAAAATTGAACATGAAAATATTGTGGATGTATTGGAACGTATATTAAAGGCTATAAAGGCAAAAAATATAAAGGTCATCCCTTTAACTGAATTCCCATTAAAAATAACAAATCAGCAAAATAATAAAATTTTATCTTATAATTTATCAGGTTTTAACAAGATTGCTGCGCTGGCTGATCATTTTTTATTTACAAGAGCTTATGCTGCTTCAAGAAATTATGAATTGCTGCGTAAGGAAAATGCGGGTAAAGAAGCGCATACCACAAAACTTATATTAACTACAGAGCCATCGGTTTGTTTTGCTTTTGCGGGACTTACAAAACCAAAAATTGTTTATGATATCTTGGATAGACTGCAAAACATGCATGCATCGGGGACTTTTTTTGTCATGAAAAATGATATAGATAAAAATCCCCAACTAATCAGGGATATTATAAAAAGCGGTAATGAAGTGGGAATTGGCATACGTTCATTAAAAGATGCCAATTTTTATACTACTTGTACTGAAATTGATTATGTAAGAACAAAATTACGGGCAATGGGAGCAGACCCGAGACTTGCCATGCAGCCATGGGGACAAATTACGGCTGACACACGTGAAGCTGTATCAGCTGAACAGCTTGATTTAATAGGACCATATATTAATGTTGTTAATTCAAATATGAAAAATTATACATCTGCACAAAAAGTAATGGATAATACTTTTGGGAAATTTGTCTATTCTCTGGGACGTGGTTGGATAGTATATTTCCGGTTGGATTATTATAACGATGATAATTTGGTGGGAAAGGTAATGGATCTGGTAAAAAGATATAAAATAGATAATACGGCATATAATTCTTTTTATGATGACCCTAAGATAAATCATAATAATGATTCCCAATATAATGTCAAATCAGTAGGGGCTGTACTATATAATAAAAAATTCCGTTATAATTTTGCAGTAAGAGATGAAATTCCTGAAAACAGGCGTGATACTTATAATCCATTGGAAAAAAATCATGTTACGTTCAAAGATTATATAAAAAAGCGGTATATAGGTAATCCGGCAGTGGGGATGGATAGTAATGCGCTGGGTTTTTCTATTGCCGGCTTAAGAAATTTTGATATGACTGGTCGGATACACACAACAAGGCCGGTAGTGTTTTTTACTTTTGATGACTGGGGAATGGATGCATCTATAAACAGGCTCTTATATGTACTGCGTAAACATAATGTAAAGGCAACTTTTTTTGTATTGACACACAATGTGTTAAATAATCCCAACCTTCTGCGTACTATTGCCGAACAGGGAAATGATATCGGGGCTCATAGTGATATGCATAAGCCTATGACAACACAGGACGTGAAGACAAATGTACTGGAACCGTCTGTGCAGTCCAGAGCAGAGTATATGAAGGATTTAAGCAGCTGCTACAAAAAATTAGAAATGGTCACTGGTGATGTTGAAGTAAATAGACATCCGGCATTGACCAGATATTTCAGACCGCCTACACTGACCGTCAGCAAAATGGGATTTGAATGTTTATATGATAACGGGTACACATATATTGTAAATGGTTCTTACAGTACCCATGACTATGACCAGACTAATCTGGAATCTATGATAAATGCAATAAAGAAAGGTATATTTGATCGAAATGGACAGGTTAGAAAGGGTGCTGTTCTTGTAATGCATATGAGTGATTCAGGACAATATACAGCTGTCGCCCTTGATATGATACTGACTGCTAATGAACAGAGAAAAGATAATGATCCAGCAAAATTTTTTCCTGCACGGTTATCTGATTATTTAAAAGATGGCTATGATCAGTCCAGACCGAAGCAGGATGAAAATATGGCTGAAAATAAAGATTATGGCAGGTATTTATATAAAAACTCCGGTTATGGTATGGAAGGTGAATAA
- a CDS encoding DUF1385 domain-containing protein: MTIGGQAVIEGVMMRGAKYIATAVRDPSGEICVKTSLVNSLGDKYPILKKPFLRGVLSLGESLVMGMKSLSYSAKMAGEEENDKMSDKEMALTIFISIVAAIIMFVVIPTAMARFFPTNDPFYMNLGEGVIRLAIFLIYIYGISRMKDIYRVFQYHGAEHKTIFAFEAGVELTPENIKKFSRFHPRCGTSFLLIVMIVSIVVFAFLGWPALIYRILSRVILLPVVAGVSYEIIRFSSKSKNPLIHIAILPGLWLQRLTTKEPDASMIEVAVKAVEAVVIEAEEKDTEKKYSVDMAFSQPLNDN, from the coding sequence ATGACAATAGGCGGGCAGGCAGTAATTGAAGGTGTGATGATGCGAGGCGCTAAATATATAGCTACAGCTGTGCGTGATCCTTCTGGTGAAATTTGCGTAAAAACAAGTTTGGTTAATTCTCTGGGAGATAAATATCCTATCTTGAAAAAACCTTTTTTACGTGGTGTCTTATCGTTAGGAGAATCATTAGTAATGGGAATGAAATCGTTGTCTTATTCTGCTAAAATGGCAGGAGAAGAAGAAAATGATAAAATGTCAGATAAGGAAATGGCACTAACTATTTTTATATCTATTGTGGCAGCAATTATTATGTTTGTAGTGATTCCAACAGCAATGGCAAGATTTTTTCCGACTAATGATCCTTTTTATATGAACCTAGGAGAAGGTGTCATACGTTTAGCTATTTTTCTTATATATATATATGGGATATCCCGTATGAAGGATATATATCGGGTTTTCCAGTATCATGGTGCGGAACATAAGACTATCTTTGCCTTTGAGGCAGGAGTAGAATTAACACCTGAAAATATAAAAAAATTTTCTCGATTCCATCCGCGCTGCGGTACATCGTTTTTACTTATCGTAATGATTGTAAGTATTGTAGTATTTGCTTTTTTGGGCTGGCCAGCCCTTATATACAGAATTCTATCAAGAGTTATACTACTTCCTGTAGTAGCAGGTGTTTCTTATGAAATTATCAGATTTTCCAGCAAATCAAAAAATCCTTTGATACATATTGCTATATTACCAGGATTGTGGCTGCAAAGATTGACAACAAAGGAACCAGATGCGTCTATGATAGAAGTAGCAGTTAAAGCTGTAGAAGCTGTTGTGATAGAGGCGGAAGAAAAAGATACGGAGAAAAAGTATAGTGTGGATATGGCTTTTTCACAACCGCTTAATGACAATTGA